A genomic stretch from Vibrio coralliilyticus includes:
- the tatC gene encoding twin-arginine translocase subunit TatC: MSSVEQTQPLISHLLELRNRLLRAIVAVLVVFVGLIYFANDIYEFVSAPLVERLPEGATMIATDVASPFFTPLKLTLIASIFIAVPFILYQVWAFVAPGLYKHERRLIMPLMFSSSLLFYCGVAFAYFVVFPLVFGFFTAISLGGVEFATDISSYLDFVLALFLAFGIAFEVPVAIILLCWTGATDPKSLSEKRPYIIVAAFIVGMMLTPPDMISQTLLAIPMCLLFEVGLFFARFYVRKNDEQEQEEAGE, translated from the coding sequence ATGTCTTCTGTTGAGCAGACACAACCTTTGATCAGCCATTTGCTGGAATTGCGTAACCGCCTGCTTCGGGCGATTGTTGCGGTGCTGGTGGTTTTTGTTGGCTTGATCTATTTTGCGAATGACATCTATGAGTTTGTCTCCGCGCCACTCGTTGAACGCCTGCCGGAAGGTGCAACGATGATTGCAACGGATGTTGCATCGCCTTTCTTTACCCCACTTAAACTGACTTTAATAGCGTCAATCTTTATTGCGGTCCCCTTTATCCTTTATCAGGTCTGGGCATTTGTTGCGCCTGGGCTATACAAACATGAACGGCGCTTGATCATGCCGCTGATGTTCTCTAGCTCACTGCTGTTCTACTGTGGCGTGGCCTTCGCGTACTTTGTGGTATTCCCACTGGTATTTGGCTTCTTTACGGCGATATCACTGGGCGGCGTAGAGTTTGCCACGGATATTTCCAGCTACCTCGATTTCGTTCTGGCGTTGTTTTTGGCCTTTGGCATTGCTTTTGAAGTACCGGTGGCGATCATCCTGTTGTGCTGGACGGGGGCAACCGACCCGAAGAGCCTAAGTGAGAAGCGACCGTATATCATCGTTGCTGCATTTATTGTCGGCATGATGCTAACGCCACCAGATATGATTTCGCAAACCTTGCTGGCGATCCCAATGTGCTTATTGTTTGAGGTTGGCTTGTTCTTTGCGCGCTTCTATGTGCGTAAGAATGATGAACAAGAGCAGGAAGAAGCTGGAGAATAG
- the ubiB gene encoding ubiquinone biosynthesis regulatory protein kinase UbiB, with amino-acid sequence MTPAELKRLYRIIKVQLEYGLDELLPNHQLTKAPLLARKALFWIKKQHADKELGERLRLALQELGPVWIKFGQMMSTRRDLFPAHIADPLALLQDQVSPFDGQLAKEQIEQALGGPLENWFSDFDITPLASASIAQVHTAKLKSTNQEVVLKVIRPDIRPVIDADLKLMYRMARIVAKALPEARRLKPVEVVREYEKTLLDELDLRREAANAIQLRRNFEGSEELYVPEIITDFSNETVMVSERIYGIQVSDIEGLKANGTNMKLLAERGVSVFFTQVFRDSFFHADMHPGNVFVSPDHPHNPRWIGLDCGIVGTLNSEDKRYLAENFLAFFNRDYRRVAELHVESGWVPRETNIDEFEFAIRVVCEPIFAKPLCEISFGHVLLNLFNTARRFNMEVQPQLVLLQKTLLYVEGLGRQLYPQLDLWQTAKPFLEEWMMNQVGPQAVINAIKDRAPFWAEKLPELPELLYDSLRQGKMMNQRMDQLYQGYRTTKRQQATGKFLFGVGATLVVCSAILVNSPYEQLSMATAIGGVTFWLLSWRAYRQ; translated from the coding sequence ATGACTCCGGCAGAATTAAAACGCCTCTACCGTATTATCAAAGTTCAGCTCGAATATGGACTGGACGAGCTGTTGCCTAATCATCAGTTAACCAAAGCGCCTTTGCTTGCTCGTAAAGCCCTATTCTGGATTAAAAAACAACATGCGGACAAAGAGTTAGGTGAAAGGCTACGCCTTGCGTTGCAAGAGTTGGGGCCAGTATGGATTAAGTTTGGTCAGATGATGTCGACCCGACGTGATCTCTTTCCTGCTCACATTGCTGACCCACTGGCGTTACTTCAGGATCAGGTTTCTCCTTTTGATGGCCAATTAGCTAAAGAGCAGATTGAACAGGCGTTGGGGGGACCACTGGAAAATTGGTTTAGTGATTTCGATATTACACCACTGGCGTCAGCTTCCATCGCTCAGGTCCATACTGCCAAGCTCAAATCAACTAACCAAGAAGTGGTATTAAAGGTTATCCGGCCAGATATTCGTCCGGTCATTGATGCAGATCTAAAACTGATGTATCGAATGGCGCGTATAGTCGCCAAAGCTTTACCTGAAGCACGTCGTTTAAAACCCGTCGAAGTGGTGCGCGAGTATGAAAAAACCTTACTCGATGAATTAGACTTACGACGAGAGGCGGCAAACGCGATTCAGTTAAGAAGGAACTTTGAAGGCAGTGAAGAACTGTACGTTCCTGAAATAATTACTGATTTTAGTAATGAAACTGTAATGGTTTCTGAGCGAATATACGGCATCCAAGTTTCGGACATTGAAGGCTTGAAAGCCAACGGCACCAATATGAAGCTGCTGGCTGAGCGTGGCGTGAGTGTGTTCTTCACTCAAGTCTTCCGTGATAGCTTTTTCCATGCTGACATGCATCCGGGCAACGTGTTTGTAAGCCCTGATCATCCACATAACCCAAGATGGATTGGTTTGGATTGTGGCATTGTTGGCACACTAAATAGCGAAGATAAGCGTTATTTAGCGGAAAACTTCTTGGCGTTTTTCAATCGAGATTATCGCCGTGTTGCCGAGTTGCATGTTGAGTCGGGTTGGGTTCCACGTGAAACGAACATCGACGAGTTTGAATTTGCTATCCGCGTAGTGTGTGAGCCCATTTTTGCTAAGCCGCTATGTGAGATTTCATTCGGTCATGTACTACTGAATCTGTTCAATACTGCTCGCCGTTTCAATATGGAAGTTCAGCCCCAGTTGGTGCTACTGCAAAAGACATTGCTGTACGTGGAAGGTTTAGGTCGTCAGCTTTATCCTCAGCTTGATCTTTGGCAAACTGCGAAGCCATTCCTTGAAGAGTGGATGATGAATCAGGTTGGCCCGCAAGCCGTGATAAATGCGATCAAAGATCGTGCGCCGTTTTGGGCTGAGAAGTTGCCTGAATTGCCAGAGCTTCTATATGACAGCTTACGCCAAGGCAAGATGATGAATCAGCGTATGGACCAGCTCTATCAGGGTTACCGTACTACGAAGCGTCAGCAGGCAACGGGGAAATTTTTATTTGGTGTTGGGGCCACATTAGTCGTATGCTCGGCAATATTGGTCAACAGCCCGTACGAGCAGTTATCGATGGCCACGGCTATTGGCGGTGTCACATTTTGGCTGCTCAGTTGGCGAGCTTATCGTCAATAG
- the polA gene encoding DNA polymerase I — MAHIPDNPLILIDGSSYLYRAFHAYPGTMSNGEIPTNAVYGVVNMLRSMMRQFASDHIAVVFDAKGKTFRDEMYPEYKANRPPMPDDLRCQIEPLHNVIRAMGLPLICVPGVEADDVIGTLAHQASQAGMPVLISTGDKDMAQLVDDNVTLINTMTNVVMDREGVIEKFGIPPELIIDYLALMGDKVDNIPGVPGVGDKTATALLQGIGSLEKLYENLDDIASLGFRGSKTMAKKLIDNKDNAFMSYELATIKLDVELEENYDTLVKSVPNKDELVRLYGELVFKSWLNELLEGGNGVVEADEKSGASQHDKAPELSVSAITIDRSQYQTVLDKDTFNAWLDKLKACDVFAFDTETDSLDYMVANLVGVSFATEEGVAAYVPVAHDYLDAPDQLDRDWVLEQLKPILEDDAQAKVGQNLKYDASVLARYDIEMKGIKHDTMLASYVYNSVGGKHDMDSLALRFLQHSCISFEQIAGKGKKQLTFNQIELEEASPYAAEDADVTLRLHHRLSANIEQDEKLKTIYEEIEVPLVPVLSRIERTGVLIDDMKLAAQSQEIALRLDELEQKAFEIAEQEFNMNSPKQLQAILFEKMGLPVVKKTPSGTPSTNEEVLQELALDYPLPKLILEYRGLAKLKSTYTDKLPKMINAETGRVHTSYHQAVTATGRLSSTDPNLQNIPIRNDEGRRIRQAFVAPHGYKIMAVDYSQIELRIMAHLSGDKALLDAFQQGKDIHAATAAEIIGVDIEQVSAEQRRRAKAVNFGLIYGMSAFGLAKQLGIPRGEAQQYMDTYFERYPGVMQYMEDTRSAAAEQGYVETIFGRRLHLPEIKSRNGMRRKAAERAAINAPMQGTAADIIKKAMLLVDRWIEQEGQGRVKLLMQVHDELVFEVQESALAEIESKVQELMESAAQLDVPLIAEAGHGDNWDQAH, encoded by the coding sequence ATGGCTCATATTCCAGACAACCCGTTGATTTTGATTGACGGCTCTTCTTATCTTTACCGCGCATTTCATGCTTATCCGGGCACTATGAGTAATGGGGAAATTCCAACCAATGCAGTGTACGGCGTTGTGAATATGTTGCGCAGCATGATGCGTCAATTTGCTTCCGATCACATTGCCGTGGTCTTTGATGCCAAAGGAAAAACGTTCCGCGATGAGATGTATCCCGAATACAAGGCTAATCGTCCACCTATGCCTGATGATCTTCGCTGTCAGATTGAACCACTGCACAATGTCATTCGTGCTATGGGACTGCCTTTGATCTGCGTTCCTGGTGTGGAAGCGGATGATGTGATTGGGACATTGGCTCATCAAGCATCGCAAGCGGGTATGCCGGTCTTAATCAGTACTGGTGATAAAGATATGGCTCAGCTAGTCGATGACAATGTGACTCTGATTAACACCATGACCAACGTGGTCATGGATCGAGAAGGTGTGATTGAAAAATTTGGTATTCCACCTGAGTTGATCATTGATTACCTCGCATTGATGGGCGATAAGGTCGACAACATCCCTGGCGTTCCTGGTGTAGGTGATAAAACAGCGACCGCATTACTTCAGGGAATCGGTAGCCTAGAAAAACTTTATGAGAACCTCGATGATATTGCATCCCTTGGTTTCCGTGGTTCCAAAACCATGGCGAAAAAGCTGATTGATAACAAAGACAATGCTTTCATGTCTTATGAGTTGGCAACAATCAAGCTCGATGTCGAATTGGAAGAGAACTATGACACTCTAGTGAAGAGTGTGCCGAATAAAGATGAACTCGTTAGGCTTTATGGAGAGCTGGTGTTTAAGTCTTGGCTTAACGAGTTACTTGAAGGTGGGAATGGTGTGGTTGAAGCTGATGAAAAGTCGGGAGCGTCACAGCATGATAAGGCCCCTGAGCTCAGTGTTTCGGCCATTACGATTGATCGTAGCCAATATCAAACGGTTTTAGACAAAGACACGTTCAATGCTTGGTTAGACAAACTCAAGGCTTGTGATGTTTTTGCATTTGATACGGAAACGGACAGTCTCGATTACATGGTCGCTAACCTAGTTGGTGTTTCGTTTGCGACAGAAGAAGGCGTAGCGGCATACGTACCTGTGGCGCATGATTACCTTGATGCGCCAGATCAGCTTGATCGCGACTGGGTACTAGAGCAATTGAAGCCGATTCTTGAAGATGATGCTCAGGCGAAAGTGGGTCAGAATCTAAAGTATGATGCGTCTGTCTTGGCTCGATATGATATTGAGATGAAGGGCATAAAGCATGACACTATGCTCGCGTCTTACGTGTATAACAGCGTTGGCGGCAAACATGATATGGACAGTTTGGCACTGCGCTTCCTACAACATAGCTGCATTTCTTTTGAACAGATTGCGGGTAAAGGTAAGAAACAGCTCACCTTTAACCAGATTGAGCTGGAAGAGGCTTCCCCCTATGCAGCGGAAGATGCAGATGTGACGCTGCGTCTGCATCATCGCTTATCGGCCAATATTGAGCAGGATGAAAAGCTTAAGACTATTTACGAAGAGATCGAAGTCCCGCTGGTGCCAGTACTATCACGTATTGAACGCACAGGGGTGCTGATTGATGATATGAAGCTGGCGGCTCAATCTCAGGAGATTGCGCTTCGTCTCGATGAGTTAGAGCAGAAAGCGTTTGAAATTGCTGAGCAAGAATTCAACATGAACTCACCCAAGCAGCTGCAAGCTATCTTGTTTGAGAAGATGGGGTTGCCAGTGGTGAAAAAGACGCCTTCAGGCACGCCTTCCACCAACGAAGAAGTACTGCAAGAGTTAGCGCTAGACTATCCGTTACCAAAATTGATTCTTGAATATCGTGGTTTAGCGAAACTCAAATCGACCTACACCGATAAATTACCCAAGATGATTAACGCTGAAACGGGGCGTGTTCATACGTCTTATCATCAGGCGGTGACCGCTACGGGGCGTCTTTCTTCGACTGACCCTAACTTACAGAATATCCCAATCCGTAATGACGAAGGGCGTCGTATTCGTCAGGCATTTGTCGCGCCGCATGGTTACAAGATCATGGCCGTCGACTATTCCCAGATTGAATTGCGTATTATGGCGCACCTTTCAGGAGATAAAGCGCTGCTGGATGCTTTCCAGCAAGGAAAAGACATTCACGCAGCCACAGCAGCTGAAATCATTGGTGTGGACATAGAGCAGGTGTCAGCTGAACAACGTCGTCGTGCGAAAGCGGTCAACTTTGGTCTTATCTATGGTATGAGTGCTTTTGGTTTGGCAAAACAGTTGGGTATTCCGCGTGGCGAAGCACAGCAATATATGGATACCTATTTTGAGCGCTACCCAGGTGTGATGCAGTACATGGAAGACACACGCAGTGCCGCGGCAGAACAAGGGTATGTCGAAACCATCTTTGGCCGCCGTCTGCACTTGCCGGAAATAAAATCACGCAACGGCATGCGTCGTAAAGCGGCAGAACGTGCGGCGATCAACGCTCCAATGCAGGGGACGGCAGCGGATATTATCAAAAAGGCCATGTTGTTGGTTGATCGGTGGATTGAGCAAGAAGGTCAGGGTCGAGTGAAATTGCTGATGCAGGTGCACGACGAACTGGTCTTCGAAGTTCAGGAGTCAGCTTTAGCCGAAATTGAAAGTAAAGTACAAGAATTGATGGAATCAGCCGCTCAGCTTGATGTGCCTTTGATTGCGGAAGCTGGTCATGGTGATAACTGGGATCAGGCGCACTAG
- a CDS encoding TatD family hydrolase, with protein sequence MIDTHAHIYASEFDSDRDQVVERALAQGIDKILLPNIDLESIEPMLETEAAYPQVCRSMMGLHPCYVDGNVEQTLQVIRHWFEKHNFIAVGEIGIDLYWDKTYKAEQEMAFVTQLNWAKEMKLPVVIHTRDSIEETLQLLEQEQDGSLSGVFHCFGGSVEEAKAINGLGFHLGLGGVSTFKNGGMDKVIPSLDMDYVILETDCPYLAPVPHRGKRNEPAYTSLVAQRVADLRGISVDQVDAITTSNATKLFQL encoded by the coding sequence ATGATCGATACACACGCCCATATTTATGCCAGCGAATTTGATAGTGACCGCGACCAAGTCGTCGAGAGAGCCTTGGCTCAGGGGATAGACAAAATCCTGTTGCCAAACATCGATCTGGAGTCGATTGAGCCGATGCTAGAGACTGAGGCAGCCTATCCGCAAGTTTGTCGCTCAATGATGGGCCTTCATCCATGTTATGTCGATGGCAATGTTGAACAGACACTGCAGGTGATTCGCCATTGGTTTGAGAAACACAACTTTATTGCTGTAGGCGAAATTGGTATTGACCTCTACTGGGATAAAACCTACAAAGCCGAGCAGGAAATGGCCTTTGTCACCCAGCTCAACTGGGCCAAAGAGATGAAGCTACCTGTCGTCATCCACACCCGTGACTCTATTGAAGAAACACTTCAGCTGCTTGAACAGGAACAAGATGGCTCGTTGTCTGGCGTATTCCACTGTTTTGGTGGCAGTGTAGAAGAAGCCAAAGCAATCAATGGATTAGGCTTTCACCTCGGTTTGGGTGGTGTATCGACGTTTAAAAATGGTGGCATGGACAAAGTCATTCCGTCGCTGGATATGGACTATGTCATTCTTGAAACCGACTGCCCTTACCTAGCTCCAGTGCCACACCGTGGCAAACGCAATGAACCTGCATACACATCCTTGGTTGCCCAGCGAGTCGCTGATTTACGTGGCATCAGTGTCGACCAAGTCGATGCCATCACCACGTCCAACGCGACTAAGCTATTCCAGTTGTAG
- the tatB gene encoding Sec-independent protein translocase protein TatB, whose translation MFDIGFWELVLISVVGLVVLGPERLPHAIRSVSRFVGAAKKMANSVKDELSHELKVQELQENLRKAEKMGMEDLSPELKSSVEELKQAAQDVQRPYASKSDSAPQGAETEADKVQSIPDANDSVAAVETLDTQAAPQADKKAE comes from the coding sequence GTGTTTGATATCGGTTTCTGGGAACTGGTATTAATATCTGTCGTCGGGTTAGTGGTTCTTGGCCCTGAGCGTTTGCCTCATGCTATTCGTAGTGTGTCCCGATTTGTCGGCGCGGCGAAAAAGATGGCAAACAGTGTGAAAGATGAGCTTTCACATGAACTGAAAGTTCAGGAACTGCAGGAAAATTTGCGCAAGGCTGAGAAAATGGGGATGGAAGACCTATCACCAGAGCTGAAGTCTTCTGTTGAAGAACTTAAGCAGGCCGCTCAAGATGTGCAACGCCCATATGCGAGTAAAAGCGACTCAGCACCTCAAGGTGCTGAAACGGAAGCGGATAAAGTACAATCCATTCCTGACGCCAATGACTCAGTGGCTGCTGTAGAGACTCTTGATACTCAGGCAGCGCCTCAGGCAGATAAAAAAGCCGAATAG
- the tatA gene encoding Sec-independent protein translocase subunit TatA yields the protein MGGISIWQLLIIAVIVILLFGTKKLRGIGGDLGGAVKGFKKAMSDEEPAKKDADFEPKNIEQQKTDTSAETKKDKEQA from the coding sequence ATGGGTGGTATTAGTATTTGGCAACTTTTGATTATTGCTGTCATCGTTATTCTTCTGTTTGGTACTAAGAAACTACGTGGTATCGGTGGTGATCTGGGCGGCGCAGTGAAAGGCTTCAAAAAAGCCATGAGCGATGAAGAGCCAGCAAAAAAAGATGCGGACTTCGAGCCAAAAAATATTGAACAGCAGAAAACAGATACTTCTGCTGAAACTAAGAAAGACAAAGAGCAGGCATAA
- the ubiE gene encoding bifunctional demethylmenaquinone methyltransferase/2-methoxy-6-polyprenyl-1,4-benzoquinol methylase UbiE, with protein sequence MTDTSVQSNTALESNETTHFGFTTVAKEEKVAKVAEVFHSVAAKYDIMNDLMSGGVHRLWKRFTIDCSGVRPGQRVLDLGGGTGDLTAKFSRIVGEKGHVVLADINNSMLNVGRDKLRDKGIVGNVHYVQANAEELPFPDDYFDAITISFCLRNVTDKDKALRSMFRVLKPGGRLLVLEFSKPVLEPLSKIYDAYSFHLLPKMGELVVNDSESYRYLAESIRMHPDQETLKGMMEEAGFDKTSYYNLTGGIVALHRGYKF encoded by the coding sequence ATGACGGATACAAGCGTGCAGTCGAATACAGCTTTAGAATCAAATGAAACCACGCATTTTGGTTTCACCACGGTAGCCAAAGAAGAGAAAGTCGCCAAGGTCGCAGAAGTATTCCATTCTGTTGCCGCCAAATACGACATCATGAATGACTTAATGTCCGGTGGTGTGCACCGTCTTTGGAAGCGTTTCACGATTGATTGTAGTGGAGTGCGCCCGGGTCAACGTGTGCTGGACTTAGGTGGGGGGACGGGTGATCTGACGGCGAAGTTCTCTCGCATTGTCGGTGAAAAAGGTCATGTGGTTCTGGCTGATATTAACAACTCAATGCTCAATGTGGGACGCGACAAACTGCGTGACAAAGGCATTGTGGGTAACGTGCATTATGTTCAAGCTAACGCCGAAGAACTGCCTTTCCCAGATGATTACTTTGATGCCATCACTATCAGTTTCTGTCTGCGTAATGTGACAGACAAAGACAAAGCACTGCGCTCGATGTTCCGCGTTTTAAAACCAGGTGGCCGCCTATTGGTGCTGGAATTTTCTAAGCCAGTACTCGAGCCGTTATCGAAAATTTACGATGCCTATTCTTTCCATCTGCTACCCAAAATGGGCGAGCTGGTGGTGAATGATTCGGAGAGTTACCGTTATCTGGCAGAGTCTATCCGCATGCATCCAGATCAGGAAACGCTCAAAGGCATGATGGAAGAAGCGGGTTTCGACAAGACCAGCTACTACAACCTGACTGGCGGTATTGTTGCGCTGCACCGTGGTTACAAATTTTGA
- the hemB gene encoding porphobilinogen synthase, with product MSVSIQGQFPGRRMRRIRKHDFSRRLMAENQLTTSDLIYPMFILMGKDRRETVESMPGIERLSIDLMLEEAQYLARLGVPAIALFPVVNQDAKSLCAAEAYNPEGLVQRAVRSLKEHVPEIGVITDVALDPFTTHGQDGIIDEEGYVLNDATTEVLVKQALSHAEAGADVVAPSDMMDGRIGAIREALEEAGHINTQIMAYSAKYASYYYGPFRDAVGSAGNLKGGNKKNYQMDPANTDEAVHEVAMDVNEGADMVMVKPGMPYLDVVRRVKSELQVPTFAYQVSGEYAMHKAAFQNGWLKERETVMESLLCFKRAGADGILTYFAKDVAEWLAEENAQPAQFLKDAE from the coding sequence GTGTCAGTTTCCATTCAAGGTCAGTTCCCTGGCCGTCGTATGCGTCGTATACGCAAGCATGACTTTAGTCGTCGCCTTATGGCTGAGAATCAATTAACCACAAGCGATCTGATCTACCCAATGTTTATCTTGATGGGTAAAGACCGCCGTGAAACCGTTGAGTCTATGCCTGGAATTGAGCGTCTGTCTATCGACCTGATGTTGGAAGAAGCACAGTACTTAGCAAGGCTTGGGGTTCCAGCGATTGCGTTGTTCCCTGTGGTGAATCAAGATGCCAAAAGCTTGTGCGCAGCTGAAGCCTACAACCCTGAAGGGCTAGTTCAACGCGCGGTACGTTCTTTAAAAGAGCATGTGCCAGAAATTGGCGTGATCACTGATGTGGCTCTTGACCCGTTCACGACGCACGGTCAAGATGGCATCATCGATGAAGAAGGTTATGTTCTGAACGATGCAACGACAGAAGTTTTGGTCAAACAGGCTTTGTCTCATGCGGAAGCGGGCGCTGATGTGGTTGCGCCATCAGACATGATGGATGGTCGAATTGGCGCGATTCGTGAAGCGCTGGAAGAAGCAGGCCACATCAATACTCAGATCATGGCTTACTCTGCGAAATACGCATCTTATTACTATGGACCTTTCCGTGATGCAGTCGGCTCAGCGGGTAACCTTAAGGGTGGTAACAAGAAAAACTACCAAATGGATCCGGCCAACACTGATGAAGCGGTGCACGAGGTCGCGATGGATGTCAACGAAGGTGCGGACATGGTGATGGTCAAGCCGGGTATGCCATATCTTGATGTGGTGCGTCGTGTTAAATCGGAACTGCAAGTCCCGACGTTCGCTTATCAAGTGTCTGGCGAGTATGCGATGCATAAAGCGGCATTCCAAAACGGTTGGCTTAAAGAGCGTGAGACTGTGATGGAATCACTGCTTTGCTTTAAGCGCGCAGGTGCCGACGGTATCCTGACTTACTTTGCTAAAGATGTCGCTGAGTGGTTGGCAGAAGAAAATGCTCAGCCTGCTCAGTTTCTAAAAGACGCGGAATAA
- a CDS encoding GNAT family N-acetyltransferase, giving the protein MSVEYRLGTLEECVEIVATIEEFIHKESVESLSERLDGKRYLIQVAEENGQLLGFKIGYEIDENTFYSWFGGVSPLARNKGVAQKLLDYQEIWVKKHTYSQLKVKSRNQFPSMLRLLLRNGYLIEKFEVKEPLIESRIHFVKQL; this is encoded by the coding sequence ATGAGCGTTGAATATCGACTTGGAACACTAGAAGAATGTGTTGAGATTGTCGCGACTATCGAAGAGTTCATACATAAAGAAAGCGTAGAAAGCTTGTCCGAACGATTAGACGGCAAGCGATACCTCATTCAGGTAGCTGAAGAAAATGGCCAGCTACTTGGGTTTAAAATTGGATATGAGATTGACGAAAACACATTTTATAGCTGGTTTGGTGGTGTATCACCTCTGGCTAGAAATAAAGGGGTGGCCCAGAAGCTACTCGATTATCAAGAGATCTGGGTCAAAAAACACACTTATTCTCAACTTAAGGTGAAATCTCGTAATCAATTTCCTTCTATGTTAAGACTCTTACTGAGAAATGGTTATCTAATTGAAAAGTTTGAAGTAAAAGAGCCTTTGATCGAATCAAGAATTCATTTCGTGAAGCAGTTGTAG
- a CDS encoding ubiquinone biosynthesis accessory factor UbiJ, producing MPFEPLVTAAIESTLNTLINDDPELGRRLSRLKGQVIQVHLKELNKTLTFVFSQQIDVLAHYEGEPDCYLSLNLSVLPELREQSNITKLIKQDKVILEGDIQLAQKFSQLMTDCKPDIEEWLSRVTGDVVAHSLVQGVSNLGQLVKTKANKHQNHLAQVITEEWKLAPAPLEIAHFCDQVDEVTSQAARLEAKLNQLLERA from the coding sequence ATGCCATTTGAACCTCTTGTCACTGCTGCGATTGAATCGACTCTCAATACATTGATTAACGACGACCCAGAGTTAGGGCGTCGTCTTTCCCGCCTTAAAGGTCAAGTGATTCAAGTTCACCTTAAAGAGCTTAATAAGACATTGACCTTTGTGTTTAGCCAACAAATTGATGTGTTGGCTCATTATGAAGGGGAACCGGATTGCTATCTGTCACTTAACCTTTCTGTGCTACCTGAACTGCGTGAGCAGTCGAATATCACCAAGCTGATCAAACAAGATAAAGTGATCTTGGAAGGGGATATTCAGCTAGCTCAGAAGTTTTCTCAGTTAATGACAGATTGTAAGCCAGACATCGAAGAGTGGCTTTCTCGTGTGACCGGGGATGTCGTAGCGCACAGCTTAGTACAAGGCGTGTCGAACCTTGGCCAGTTGGTTAAAACCAAAGCAAACAAGCACCAAAACCATTTGGCACAGGTTATTACCGAAGAGTGGAAACTGGCGCCTGCACCACTGGAAATAGCCCATTTCTGCGATCAGGTGGATGAGGTTACAAGCCAAGCGGCTCGTCTTGAAGCCAAGTTGAATCAATTACTGGAGCGCGCATGA